In Pseudomonas sp. HR96, the DNA window TGGCGGCTTCCATCTTGGCCGCTTCGCGCGCGGGCAGAACCTGCCCCAGGGTTTGCTGGGTGGACATGCGTGGCTCCAGTGACAGTACGAAAAAAAGCATTGAAGCGTCTAGAACAGGCATCCGCGCCAGAGTTCCGGGCGCAGTGCGACCTGCGCGAGTTTGCCACAGGCAGGGCCTGCAATCGGCCAAGCGGCTGGCACAGGTCGGTCAGGCAGTGCATGCTGTCGGCCTTTTCCGCTCACCGAGGACATTGCCGCTCCATGGCTCATTCGCTCAACCCACGGGTCTACGTACTGACCTTCACCGCCTTTGTGATGTTGTCTTCGGAGTTCATCGTCGCCGGCCTGTTGCCGCAGATCGCCACGGCGTTGCAGATCAGCATCGGCGACGCCGGCTGGCTGGTGACCGCCTTTGCCGTGGGCATGGGCGTCAGCGCGCCGGTGATCGCGGCCTTCACTCACAAGGTCAGCCTGCGCCACCTGCTGATTGCCGCCTGTGTGGCGTTGGTGCTGGGCAACACCTTATGCGCGGTGACGCGCCAGTTTCCCCTGCTGCTGCTCGGCCGCGCCCTGGGCGGGGTCGGCGTGGCCATCTTCTGGACCAACGCGGCGCTGACGGCCGCAGCGATCAGCGCGCCCGAGGTCAAGACCCTGGCCATGTCGCGGGTGCTGATCGGCGTGTCGATCGCCTCGGTGGTCGGTGTGCCGTTGGGCAAGGCGGTCAGCGACCTGTGGGGCTGGTCCGAGGCGCTGGTGCTGATGGCCGTACTCAGCGTGCTGGCGCTGCTGATGGTCATGCGCTGGGTGCAGGTGCCGGCCGGCGACCCTCAGCAGGCCCATCCGAGCCTGGCCCAGAGGCTCAAGGCGCTGGGCAGCCGGGAGATTGCCCTGGCGCTGCTCAGCTATCTGCTGGTGTTCGGCGGCATCATGGCGCTGTTCAGCTACCTGGCGACTTTTCTGATCCGCTACAGCGACCTGCCGGCCGGCTATGTCACGCCGCTGCTGGCGCTGTACGGGGTCGCCGATATCGTCGGCAACCTGCTGATTGCCAAGCGGGTACCCGACCCGCTGGACGGCCTGTTCAAACGCCTGCTGGTGGTACTGGGCCTGGCGATGCTGGCGCTGTCGCTGTTCGGCACCCGGCTCTGGCTGCTGCCACTGGTGATCGTGGTGATCGGCGGCTGCCATGCCGCCAGCGGCCTGCTGACCGGCCTCGACATTCTGCGCCGGGCCGGAGCCAACGCGCGTCTGGTCGGGGCCTTCAATGTGGCGGCCATCAATGTCGGGATCGTGCTGGGGGCATTGACTGGCGGCCTGCTCATCGACCACGTTGGCCTGCAGTTCATCGGCTGCCTGGGCGCAGCCTTCATCGCCCTGGCACTGCTGACCCGGGCCTGCATGCCGCCAGCCCGGCCGGCCAGCTGAGCGCGGCCGGCGTTGCTGGCACCTGCGGGGTTACTTCTTGTCGGCGTCAGCGTCGGACTTCTGCATCTGCACCGAGGCCTTGCTCTTGTCGGAGTTGTCGTTGTTGTTCTTGCTGCTGCTGTCGAAGCAGCCGTTGAGGGCGGCCATGCAGACAATCAGGATCAATGGGCGGATCAAGGAAGTGGTCATGTCGTGCTCCTGAGGATAGAAAGGTCGTTTACAGCATGGGTTTGCCGCCGGTGACGCCGAACCGCGAGCCGGAAACATAGCTGGATTCGTCCGACGCCAGCAGCACATACAAAGGCGCCACTTCCACGGGCTGGCCAGGGCGTTTGAGCGGGGTCTGCGAACCGAATGCCTTGACCTCGTCGCTGGGCATGGTCGAGACGATCAGCGGCGTCCAGATCGGCCCTGGGGCCACGCTGTTGACGCGGATATTGCGCTCGCCAAGCATCTGCGCCAGGCCGCCGGTAAAGTTGGCGATGGCGCCCTTGGTGGTGGCGTAGGCCAGCAGCGAGGGGCTGGGCATGTCCGAGTTCACCGAGCTGGTGTTGATGATCGAGCTGCCCGCCGGCATGTGCGGCAGCGCCGCCTGGCAGATGCGGAACATCGCCGTGATGTTGACGTTGACCGTGCGCAGCCATTCCTCGTCGGGGATTTCCTCGAGCGTGGCATGGGTCTGCTGGAAGGCGGCGTTGTTCACCAGCACGTCGATGCGGCCGAACTGCTGCACGGTGCGTTGCACCACGTCCAGGCACTGACTGCGCTCGGCCAGGTCGCCAGGCAGCAGCAGGCACTCGCGTCCGGCGGATTGCACCCAGTGTGCGGTCTCGCGGGCATCGTCGTGCTCGTCGAGGTAGGCGATGGCGACATCCGCGCCTTCGCGGGCGAAGGCAATGGCCACCGCGCGGCCAATGCCGCTGTCACCGCCGGTGATCAGCGCCACCTTGCCGGCGAGGCGGCCATGGCCGACGTAACTGTCCTCGCCGCAATCAGGGACGGGCTGCATGCGCTGCTGACTGCCGGGCACGGCTTGCGGCTGCTCGGCGAAGGGCGGGGTGGGGTAGGTTTTCATGGCGTTGCTCCAGAAGAGGAATCGGGCCTGCTAGATTTTCCGACTGGAGTGGGTGGAGCAGGGTTCAGGATTTTTTCTGTGGGGTAGGCTGTGCAGGCGGTTGAGCCGCGCTCAATCGAGCAGCGGCCCACACATCCGGTAGGTTTCGATCAACGAGTCGAACAAGCCGATGTCCGAGCGGCTGCGGGCCAGCAACTGGGCGCCCGCCACCGCAGCGAAGATGGCCCGGGCGCGGGCCTCGTGCTGCTCGACCGGGCCGATCCGGGCGGCCGCCAGTTGTCGCTGCAGCCACTGGATATTGACCTCGGCGAAGGCCTGGATCTCCCGGGTCAGTTCGCTGGGCAGGTTGTCGGTTTCCGCGCCGAGGAAACTGCCCAGGCACAGGCGGTTTTCGGCTTCCAGGGAGCGGCGAAAGATTTGCGGAAAACGCTGCAGGGCTGCCGCAGGCCCGGTTGATTCGGCACTGAGGGCCTCAAGGGCGGCAGCGCCGTCCTGCCAATAGCGCCGCGCCACCTCCACGCCCAGGTCTGCCTTGCTCGGGAAGTGGTAGTAGATGCTCGCCGCCTTGATGCCCACGGCCTGGGCCAGGTCGCGGTAGTTCAAACCGTTGTAGCCCTGGGACTGGGCGATCCGGGTGGCAGCCAGGAGAATGGCCTCTCGGGCGTTGCTGTTCATGTCAGGGCCGGCGTGCGCTCGTAACGATGTCTGGGGGCCGCCAAGATAGCGGGGTTTTCCCGGCAAGCCAATAAGCGGCTGGCCGGGCACCGGCACAACCGCCGGGCCGCCATCAAGGACAGCGGCCCGCTTGCGGTCACTTGCCATCCAGCTCCGCCACGCCGCTCTGGCCATCTGCATACGCCGCCTTGAACGCCGGCCGTTGCTGCCAGCGCTGCCAGTAGCTGTCCAGGTGCTCGAAGCGCTCGTCGAGCGGCGTCGCGTTGACCGGAAACTTGGAAAAGGCGATGGCGGTCGCCAGGGTGATGTCGGCGAAGGTCGGCTCGGCGCCGCCCAGCAGCCACTCACGGCCGTCAGCCAGGTGTCGGTTGACCAGCGCGGCATGGGCCAGCGCCTCCTTGCGGCAATGCTCGCCCCAGGCTTCGTTGCGGGTCAGCTCCAGCTTGAAGCCCAACCCGGTGTGCAGGACATGGAAGGCGGTGACGATGCGGTACAGGATGTGCACCCACACGCGGTTGTCCCACATGCTGTCCAGCCCTTGCTCCAGCGGCGTTTCACCCATGATCTTGCGCCCAGGCCAGGCCTGGTCCAGATAGCGCGCGATGGCTGCCGTCTCGGCGAGGTAGCTGCCGTCGGCCAGCTCCAAGGTCGGCGTTTCGCCCCACGGGTTCATGTTCAAGTGCCGCCAGCCACGCTGCTGACCACCGGGCGCCATGTCGTAGATGATCTCTTCGAACTGGTCGGCGATGCCTTTTTCATGCAGGAACAGGCGCAGGCGCTGCGGGTTGGGGAACGCCGAGGGTGAGGTATACAGCTTGAGGGGAGCGGGCATAAGGGAGGACCTTGGAAGGATGATGAAGGGGCCTAACAGTTGTTAGGCTGGAGTGCAGATTGCGCCCTGGCGGCAATTCGGTCAATGACTAACTAACAGTTGTTAGGTTTGCCTGGACCAACGGTCGATCCTAGCCTGGATTGATCGCTGTACCGGGCGAGGGGGTAGGGGGCACAGCCCCCCTGGAGCCGCCAGGCCGTTTTGGTCCTGGAGATCAGACACCCGGCACCAGCGATTCACGACCGATTTCGGCCACCGATCGCGCCCCGGTCAGCACCATGGCGACGCGCATTTCCTTCTCGATCAAGTCCAGCAGATTGCTCACGCCGGCCCCCCCGGCTACCGCCAGGGCGTAGATGAAGGCGCGGCCCAGCAGCACCGTGTCGGCGCCCA includes these proteins:
- a CDS encoding SDR family oxidoreductase codes for the protein MKTYPTPPFAEQPQAVPGSQQRMQPVPDCGEDSYVGHGRLAGKVALITGGDSGIGRAVAIAFAREGADVAIAYLDEHDDARETAHWVQSAGRECLLLPGDLAERSQCLDVVQRTVQQFGRIDVLVNNAAFQQTHATLEEIPDEEWLRTVNVNITAMFRICQAALPHMPAGSSIINTSSVNSDMPSPSLLAYATTKGAIANFTGGLAQMLGERNIRVNSVAPGPIWTPLIVSTMPSDEVKAFGSQTPLKRPGQPVEVAPLYVLLASDESSYVSGSRFGVTGGKPML
- a CDS encoding MFS transporter, giving the protein MAHSLNPRVYVLTFTAFVMLSSEFIVAGLLPQIATALQISIGDAGWLVTAFAVGMGVSAPVIAAFTHKVSLRHLLIAACVALVLGNTLCAVTRQFPLLLLGRALGGVGVAIFWTNAALTAAAISAPEVKTLAMSRVLIGVSIASVVGVPLGKAVSDLWGWSEALVLMAVLSVLALLMVMRWVQVPAGDPQQAHPSLAQRLKALGSREIALALLSYLLVFGGIMALFSYLATFLIRYSDLPAGYVTPLLALYGVADIVGNLLIAKRVPDPLDGLFKRLLVVLGLAMLALSLFGTRLWLLPLVIVVIGGCHAASGLLTGLDILRRAGANARLVGAFNVAAINVGIVLGALTGGLLIDHVGLQFIGCLGAAFIALALLTRACMPPARPAS
- a CDS encoding glutathione S-transferase family protein — its product is MPAPLKLYTSPSAFPNPQRLRLFLHEKGIADQFEEIIYDMAPGGQQRGWRHLNMNPWGETPTLELADGSYLAETAAIARYLDQAWPGRKIMGETPLEQGLDSMWDNRVWVHILYRIVTAFHVLHTGLGFKLELTRNEAWGEHCRKEALAHAALVNRHLADGREWLLGGAEPTFADITLATAIAFSKFPVNATPLDERFEHLDSYWQRWQQRPAFKAAYADGQSGVAELDGK
- a CDS encoding TetR/AcrR family transcriptional regulator: MNSNAREAILLAATRIAQSQGYNGLNYRDLAQAVGIKAASIYYHFPSKADLGVEVARRYWQDGAAALEALSAESTGPAAALQRFPQIFRRSLEAENRLCLGSFLGAETDNLPSELTREIQAFAEVNIQWLQRQLAAARIGPVEQHEARARAIFAAVAGAQLLARSRSDIGLFDSLIETYRMCGPLLD